AGTAGTAATACCTTTATGAAGAAAGAAAGAAGTAACTAGATTTCTTTGCATAGATCTTCTGTGTTGAAAATCTTTTCTGTTAAACTTGAGATGTTTTCTAACTTTATGTCTCATAACTCGTAATAAATAGTAAATAATTTTTTTTTTAAATTTTGTTTAATCGTCTCACAGAAGCTTTAAACCTCTGTCATTGAGAGAACTTCTGATTTCTGTCATAGCTTTTTTCCCAAATCCTTTAATAGAAGAAAGTTTTGTCTCAGTACATTTCGTTAATTGTTCAATAGAAAGAATATTTCCATTTATAAGAGCATTTAACGTTCTTGGAGAGAGCCCCATAATTTCTATTGGAGTATAACTTTCTTTTTCTAATTCTTCTTTTACTTCCTCTTTTTCTCGAGTAAGAAGATCTTTTACATTTCCTATAAATTGTCCTTCGATTTGCAGAGCATCTTCGTTGAGTAAACCAAAGTATGAAGCAAGCATATCTCATGAAAATTTGAATACATCTCCTGGACTCAGTACACCATTTGTACTAATAGTCATCTCCATAGCATCAAGATTTGTAAGATCAGCAACTCTAGTAGTCGTAACATCATACTTCACATTGAGAACTGGAGAGAAATTTGCATCTATAAGAAGAACGTTTACATCCTCTTCTCTTTCTTTTAAATCCTCAACGCTCATATAACCAACATTTTTTTCGATTCTGATTTCGATTTCTAATTCTAGTTTATCTTGATCAATCTCAGTGATATACATGTCACTATTAAGAATTTTTATTCCTGATGGAAGAGCTATATCAGCAGCAGTAACCTTACCAGCTTTCTTTTTAGAAATAGTAAGCCACTCTATACCGTTTTCTTTTTTATCAACCACTAAACCTTTAAGATTTAACATTATGTCTAAGACACTATCTCTAATCCCTGGAAGTGTTGAATACTCATGACTCACTCATTTAACCTTTATACCTGTAACCTTTGTTCCTGGAATTGATGAAAGTGCAACTCTTCGAAGAGAATTTGCAAGTGTAATTCCATACCCTCGTGGAAGAGGACTCATTGTAAATATTGCTTGATTTTCCTGCGCATTATTTTGAGTGATTTTTGGAACTCCGATCGTATTATGAAGAATATGCATATATTTTTATATTTGAAAAATAAGATATGATGAAATGTGACAAGGAAGCTATTATTTTGAATAAAATTCAACAATCTTTTGGATATCAATAACTTGGTCAAAATCTTCTTTTTCAGGAAGAGCTGTAACAGTAATTTTTAAGTTTTTTACATCAACATCAATCCATTTAGCACTTGAGATTTTTCCTTTTCCTTCTTTTGCAAATTCTTCTAATTCTTCAAGAAGAGATTTATAAAGTGGAGATTCTTTTAATTTAGCTCTTAATTCAATAACATCACCAACCTTTAAAGAAATTGAAGGAATTGAAACCTTTACTCCGTTAAGAGTAAAATGAGCGTGACCTACAAATTGTCGAGATTGCATTCTTGTTCGAGCAAAACCTGATCGGTATACAACGTTATCGAGTCTTAACTCTAATAATCGTAGCATTTTTTCTCAAGTTGTACCAACTGAATGAGATTTTTGAGCTTTTGTAAAATATGAGAAAAATTGTTTCTCAGAAAGTCCAAACATTCTTTTAGCAAGTTGTTTTTTTCGAAGTTGAGTTCCAAATTCAGAAGTTTTTCGAGATCGAAGTACACTTCTTTTCCCTTTATCTAAATCGTATTTCTCTG
This sequence is a window from Candidatus Gracilibacteria bacterium. Protein-coding genes within it:
- the rpsD gene encoding 30S ribosomal protein S4, with the translated sequence MRYTGPKKKLCRREGVNLFGTEKYDLDKGKRSVLRSRKTSEFGTQLRKKQLAKRMFGLSEKQFFSYFTKAQKSHSVGTTGEKMLRLLELRLDNVVYRSGFARTRMQSRQFVGHAHFTLNGVKVSIPSISLKVGDVIELRAKLKESPLYKSLLEELEEFAKEGKGKISSAKWIDVDVKNLKITVTALPEKEDFDQVIDIQKIVEFYSK
- a CDS encoding DNA-directed RNA polymerase subunit alpha, which gives rise to MHILHNTIGVPKITQNNAQENQAIFTMSPLPRGYGITLANSLRRVALSSIPGTKVTGIKVKGVSHEYSTLPGIRDSVLDIMLNLKGLVVDKKENGIEWLTISKKKAGKVTAADIALPSGIKILNSDMYITEIDQDKLELEIEIRIEKNVGYMSVEDLKEREEDVNVLLIDANFSPVLNVKYDVTTTRVADLTNLDAMEMTISTNGVLSPGDVFKFSGDMLASYFGLLNEDALQIEGQFIGNVKDLLTREKEEVKEELEKESYTPIEIMGLSPRTLNALINGNILSIEQLTKCTETKLSSIKGFGKKAMTEIRSSLNDRGLKLLGDD